From a single Nicotiana tomentosiformis chromosome 2, ASM39032v3, whole genome shotgun sequence genomic region:
- the LOC104106896 gene encoding MYB-like transcription factor EOBI: MDKRTCNSQDVEVRKGPWTMEEDLILINYIANHGDGVWNSLARSAGLKRTGKSCRLRWLNYLRPDVRRGNITPEEQLLIMELHAKWGNKWSKIAKHLPGRTDNEIKNYWRTRIQKHIKQADQSMNIRPSSNSEHNHHQQASTSQASTGNNTIETYSPPSYNGNNMGTTNFQANFPAETNENIWSMEDLWSMQLLNDATN; this comes from the exons ATGGATAAAAGAACATGCAATTCTCAAGATGTTGAAGTTAGGAAAGGTCCTTGGACTATGGAAGAAGATTTGATTCTCATCAATTACATAGCTAATCATGGTGATGGTGTTTGGAATTCCCTTGCTCGATCTGCTG GTCTCAAGCGTACTGGAAAaagttgtagactccggtggctAAACTATCTCCGGCCGGATGTTCGGAGGGGAAATATTACACCTGAAGAACAACTCTTGATTATGGAACTGCATGCCAAATGGGGAAATAA GTGGTCAAAAATTGCAAAGCATTTACCAGGAAGAACAGATAATGAGATAAAGAACTACTGGAGGACAAGGATTCAAAAGCACATTAAGCAAGCAGATCAAAGCATGAATATTAGACCATCATCAAATTCTGAGCACAACCATCATCAGCAAGCAAGCACAAGCCAAGCTTCTACTGGAAATAATACCATTGAAACCTACTCTCCACCATCTTACAATGGAAATAATATGGGCACTACTAATTTTCAGGCCAATTTTCCAGCTGAAACAAATGAAAATATTTGGAGCATGGAGGACCTTTGGTCCATGCAATTGCTTAATGATGCAACCAACTAA